The Streptomyces pactum genome contains a region encoding:
- a CDS encoding GTP-binding protein yields MHGYDTPAQEADPVKILIAGGFGVGKTTLVETVSEIEPLRTEERLTSAGVGVDDLDGIESKAVTTVAMDFGRITLTDAQVVLYLFGTPGQERFWFMWDDLLNGALGAIVLVDTRRLDRSFPAVDFFENRGLPFVVAANCFHGEQPYTAQEIRAALHLRDPNTPIHLLDARSRDDARGALLSLLDMLITKAEVAATG; encoded by the coding sequence TTGCACGGATATGACACTCCTGCCCAGGAAGCGGACCCCGTCAAGATCCTCATCGCTGGGGGATTCGGCGTCGGCAAGACGACCCTGGTCGAGACGGTCTCCGAGATCGAGCCGTTGCGCACCGAGGAGCGGCTGACGAGCGCGGGCGTCGGCGTCGATGACCTCGACGGCATCGAGTCCAAGGCGGTTACCACCGTCGCGATGGACTTCGGCCGCATCACCCTCACCGACGCACAGGTCGTGCTCTACCTGTTCGGCACACCTGGCCAGGAGCGCTTCTGGTTCATGTGGGACGACCTGCTGAACGGGGCACTCGGGGCGATCGTCCTGGTCGACACACGACGCCTCGACCGCAGTTTCCCGGCCGTCGACTTCTTCGAGAACCGGGGGCTTCCGTTCGTGGTCGCCGCGAACTGTTTCCACGGCGAACAGCCCTACACCGCCCAGGAGATCAGGGCGGCGCTGCATCTGCGTGACCCGAACACCCCCATCCACTTGCTCGATGCCCGCTCCCGTGACGACGCGCGCGGTGCGCTGCTCTCGCTTCTGGACATGCTCATCACCAAAGCCGAGGTCGCGGCGACCGGCTGA
- a CDS encoding ATP-binding protein: MTALEAVCAGMAGMRQRYLDIPTVIDQVNDHFQGHRPDQCASYHAVSGRAIPPFLPNPKYRGGLPDEAIDVESQREWTAHFGPRGRGVEYASEPGDWFTGRLQALTTLASWLRDPVHDARARVVTGDPGSGKSAVLGRLLTLARPDHPEAPAHLLPPPASVTVSVHAHGTTLEGLTARLAAALDVEADSPPQLLARLAECEGAPRTVLIDALEEAGTAVGGREPQRIARELLRPMSVLHNLRLLIGTRRTMIPELGRAVEVIDLDTDAYTGRDDIEHYARRTLAGMPGGLTVADRETVAAAVARRADRSFLVARMTVRALLHGDLTPDLSRPGWEEELPSKVGQAFDAYLARYGEDEERVRRLLRPLAYAEGSGLPWDSLWAPLAAALSGEKCTNDDVDWLWRQAGAYVVEVPAGKDRSVFRLYHEALAEHLRDPRRCREDQLRMTAELIASVPLRTDGDGPDWERAHPYVHAHLAGHAAASGDLEHLLQDPWFLVHAEPAGLLAAMDGVWSGEAKHVRTMYRTSAHLYRDLCVHERAQVLAVDAARYRLGEHRRRLGRRLEWAPRWATGSQTSPLFRGELSSTSGESLVAAELNGMPVVLSAQRGGWCRSGIRRSRAV; encoded by the coding sequence CGGGCGATCCCGCCGTTCTTGCCCAACCCGAAGTACCGGGGCGGCCTGCCCGACGAGGCGATAGACGTGGAGTCGCAGCGGGAGTGGACCGCGCATTTCGGTCCGCGGGGCCGGGGTGTGGAGTACGCGAGCGAGCCGGGTGACTGGTTCACCGGGCGCTTGCAGGCCCTCACCACGCTGGCGAGCTGGCTGCGCGATCCCGTCCACGATGCCCGGGCGCGGGTGGTGACCGGAGATCCGGGGTCCGGCAAGTCGGCCGTCCTCGGTCGGCTGCTCACGCTGGCCCGCCCGGACCACCCGGAGGCGCCTGCACATCTGCTGCCGCCACCCGCTTCGGTCACGGTCTCCGTGCACGCACACGGCACCACCCTGGAGGGGCTCACCGCCCGGCTTGCCGCCGCGCTGGACGTGGAGGCGGACAGTCCGCCGCAACTGCTGGCCCGGCTTGCCGAGTGCGAGGGTGCTCCGCGGACCGTGCTGATCGATGCTTTGGAGGAGGCGGGTACGGCCGTCGGCGGGCGGGAACCGCAGCGCATCGCCCGTGAGCTGCTTCGGCCGATGTCCGTCCTGCACAACCTGCGCCTGCTGATCGGCACCCGGCGGACGATGATTCCCGAACTGGGGCGGGCCGTCGAGGTCATCGACCTGGACACCGACGCGTACACCGGCCGCGACGACATCGAGCACTACGCGCGGCGCACGCTAGCCGGGATGCCCGGCGGGCTGACAGTGGCGGACCGGGAGACCGTGGCTGCCGCGGTGGCCCGGCGGGCGGACCGCTCCTTTTTGGTCGCCCGGATGACCGTACGGGCCCTGCTGCACGGGGACCTGACCCCCGACCTGTCTCGTCCGGGCTGGGAGGAGGAGCTGCCCTCGAAAGTCGGGCAGGCATTCGACGCGTACCTGGCCCGGTACGGTGAGGACGAGGAGCGGGTACGGCGACTGCTGCGGCCCCTGGCGTATGCGGAGGGCTCCGGTCTGCCGTGGGATTCGCTGTGGGCTCCGCTGGCGGCGGCTCTGTCGGGCGAGAAGTGCACCAATGACGACGTGGACTGGCTGTGGCGGCAGGCGGGGGCGTACGTGGTGGAGGTGCCGGCCGGTAAGGACCGGTCGGTGTTCCGGCTGTATCACGAGGCGCTGGCTGAGCACTTGCGCGATCCGCGACGCTGCCGCGAAGACCAGCTCCGGATGACAGCTGAGCTGATCGCGTCGGTGCCGCTGCGGACCGACGGTGATGGCCCTGACTGGGAGCGCGCGCACCCGTACGTCCATGCCCACTTGGCGGGCCACGCAGCGGCCTCGGGGGACCTCGAACACCTCCTGCAGGACCCGTGGTTTCTAGTGCATGCGGAACCGGCCGGGTTGCTGGCCGCGATGGACGGTGTATGGAGCGGAGAGGCGAAGCACGTACGCACGATGTACCGAACCTCGGCCCACCTCTACCGCGATCTGTGTGTACACGAACGGGCCCAGGTGCTGGCCGTGGACGCGGCCCGTTACCGGCTGGGGGAACACCGGAGAAGGTTGGGGCGGAGGCTGGAGTGGGCGCCGCGGTGGGCGACTGGGTCCCAGACGAGCCCCCTGTTCCGGGGAGAGCTGAGCTCGACGTCCGGCGAATCGCTGGTTGCGGCGGAGCTGAACGGAATGCCGGTCGTGCTCAGCGCACAGAGAGGGGGCTGGTGCAGATCTGGGATCCGGCGCAGCAGAGCTGTTTGA